From Rhopalosiphum padi isolate XX-2018 chromosome 2, ASM2088224v1, whole genome shotgun sequence:
CTTGCCATTTAGATGACATTTCTTTGATGGATATTAGaaatgttataggtataatgttatagaaaaatgatttaactattgtttatttatacattatgataaaatatataaaaaaaaaatttacaaaaatccatgttcatatttattatagtcaattattaaatcaagaAGATGTCAaacagttttaaatgttttggaaGCAGttgcattttgtttaaaaatgcttcataaaatattttgaaaggcATTTATGATTTAGTTGTTTAATTAAACAgtgaatattatgttctatgaatgtgaatcatatatatttgttattgttataacttattgttGTATGTAGCATTTTGGTTGATATGAATTTCTGGGAAGTTTTATTACCACATGTACgagtagttatattatttttacctctACAATGCTTAGCTCTATAAAACCATTGGGaacttttagtattaatatattgcatGTTAAACTCACCTGATGAATTGCATATTTCTTCTAATTTTGCATCGCTAAtctgaaatcttttttttttttttgagggcaGCAAAATACTATTACTATGTTAGCaagtttttctttatttcaACTGACACTGCAATTTATTGTTCTTTATATCTTGGTGACTACACTTCTTACAAgtgatatattaaaacaatatgacAAATATGCACaaatttgcatttattatacCTTTGAAAACTTCTACAAACCTTTTGCaacattataagtattaatatcaGTAGTAACTATTAGGTGTATATGAacatggtaaaaataatttgtaacataGGCAACATTTTTAGGTAGAAATAGTTACTCATTTTgatgaactatttttttttttttttttttttttttttttttattgagatttgaagaagaatattataatatcttgacaatgaattattttaaaccttttatattaatatgtatcatatttgTTCAGTTGTTAGTGATTACAAACAACTGTATTcactgtgtataaatataatttatttttatatatgtttttttaatagaaactgAGGGTTGATGACTCATTTAATTCCATATGTagcttacaaattatttttgcttttaataATGATCAACATTATatcaatactatttaatataacattgacATGGTCTATAATAGTactattaaatagatataaaaatatgtgttaattaccatacaaattatatatttatgtgacatgcaaaattttgtttgtatgattcactattattagttaatttctcttctacagtatttatttaaaaatatttttttttaaatttatatcacacatgcaatttacaatatatttatcatttgtatGACTAAAAATAGGTTCAAACAGTAATTATGGATTTgtgtagttaaaattatataagtttttatttaaaatatgtatttaagaaAGGTCtatagaaataaaacaattaagatAACAATTAAGAAAACGTTAATATTTGATTCATATTCATATCTTTATTTTAGCCTAAACAAAACATTAATGATGTCAATTTGGCACCTAGTGTACCTAGTATGCCTGTAGTACCTCAGACTACATCTACGTCTACTCTTCCACCCCCTCCTTCCAATGCTATTGATGAACATTCTAGCAGTAATGGAGTCTATATAAGTCCAAACAGCCATCCTGAGCGAACATCTTCATTTTTCGCACAACCTGGCATACTtgcaggtaataataaaaaaacaacattggTTGTGATAATGATCATAACATATCTCTTAATTGTAATCATCTAACATTATGCATGTTTCAGCTGTTATTGGAGGTGCCGTCGTGGGATTGTTATGTGCGATTCTAGTGGTTATGTTCATTGTATACCGGATGCGTAAAAAGGACGAGGGTTCTTATCCTTTAGAAGAAACCAAACGTTCACCAGCCACAAACCCATACTTAAAATCTTCACATCGTGAATTTTATGCATGAGTACATTCATAAATTGGTTTTTACTTGAGCCTATGAACAtagtatacgttataataatattgttttatcacCTCCTTCTCCGTAAGACAATTCAACTATTCCAAAGGCAGCTATATGACTTCTAgtcaaacataaatttatatatatatatatatatatatatatatataaatgataaatagagtttcattataaattatggaccttttaaaacacaaaaattttattttaatctaccaTTACTTTccttaaaaaattgtacatcatttttttttcttatattttgaattagtcagattattattgtcatatataGTGCAACTAAATTAAGATGACCAACCACACATAAAAGAGGAGATTATTTAAACTCGTCAACCACCCTAACCAGTCAGATATCTCATGTTAATGAGTCTGACCAAAACGGATATAACCAGGCGATCGATAAGTGGAGCCGCCAGGTCATCTTAACTTGGTTGCACTATTCCTATTTGTCTTCCGTAATCCccttttaatgttaaatatatataaaatgttaatattaattagctGGATCTATACCAAACTGGTGACTTTGAAGTTCTTTTGAATCATATCATGTTCATAATGATTGTATGGACAACCTCTTAAGGTGGCttccgtttttaatttttatagattcttAAATATAGAGAACGAAATTAAGATCATAAAATGccaattgatttaaaatcataataaccgGTTTGGTCTGGCctgctttatattattaattaaaatgtactgaTAATtgcaaatcaatttaaattaaattatactattatttgttgaaattaatttttgttaagtataaatattaggcAGTATTAAGTGGAATTATAATGGTTCATTAAACTAAAAGACCAATATAAAGAAGAATAAAttgaagataataaaaattgtatagtttttaatttaaagactaAAACAATGTAGAACCTTAGCCAACTTAATTATGTGCCATTTTTTTGTTGGGCCTCCCCCttctattcatatattttaaagtgtttttCAATTTGAAcactttgtacataatatttaggcataacaaatttttattattatttttattattattatcattagtttttatttatagttttccaatattttttattttataataattatatttatttagtctaAAATGGAACTAATTGATAATGAATATACTTTTCCTTATTGCgttttttgtacatatataattgtactggtaaaacaatataaacttaTGCTGCCtagagataatataaaaaaaaaagatagcaAAACATCTTCTTTTAACTCggttaattaatatgtattactatcgtttattattgaaaaaactaagtataatattactgtgaattttttatttatttaacctactcataacaattttattatttatgtatttgattAAGTTTTATAACATCATTTGTTTTAAGTATTGAGCGTTTTGCAATAATGTTCAACATCGTCAAGCTCTGTACAagagtattatttttacttgtttataccattttatgtaaacataatatacactatatattattatactcgatgATTATTCGTAAgaagtttttatttgattttttttatgtttacatttttacttacaAGACTTGGGTCTTTGTAAacctaaatgtttttttaaatgtatatacccCACTCCCTCCACcaagaaaaaaatacttgtatCTTCCTTATTCAcatctaataataatgtaatattatttttttatcttggcTCCTTTGAAAATAATtccaatagtataatttatgtagtatgtacctttatttatgtcaaatatgcaaaattagTTTGAATAATCTTCTCTCGGCAACTCAAAtgtagataaattaaaacaactgttatcataaaaaaaaaattgtattatttttaggcATTACActatttaactgtttttaatgcTTTCATTTACTTCGAAAtctttcataattttaacttgaagTTACTTAAGGTCTATTATACTCATAAAATCCTTAAATTGGcaataaacaaaactattttatttgtgaaaTTGATAGTATCCATAAATgtaccaatatttttatttattttttccaattgtAACAATAGATAAATCCTTACATTTTATcttgttaaattgtataacttttttgttttcatttattttgttaaagaaATACCACTGATTGTCCGTTGAAATTTTTCAGTATTAAttagttatgaataatattttttaatcatctctttttttgtattatttttctcgAGTTTTCCCCTTcgtcatataaaaacatgaactttaaataaaatgaaaagttaatttttttattgtatcatcATAcatgtgaaattattttaagtacttgTCAATTTAACTAAATGTCTAGGCGGATAATGaaattgcattataattaaattctttgACTATATGCCTATGACATACACATATTTAAATTGACTAGGTATATACTATTGGTTTTAATTCAAtacttagttataattattagaaaccCGAAACATATACagttacttatatacatattattattacaatttttttttaacataaacctgattattttaaattcttaacagttatatttgtttgaaaatattactattgttattaatactGAACACAAAGTAATATGCGTAAGCTAAGGGGTGGGAATTTCCCCCCTAGAATAAATTTGGAGTaggtaagtaatattataataatcaataatatattgatatgtaactatatatttgCCCCCTCTCCCTAATAAATTTCCAAGTTACGCTCATGAGTACCTACATGTTAGCAATGTTACCCTCATTAGTGATTTTCTTACCCAATCGGTAATCGTTTATCACCATTTtccatatttatgtttatattatgtatctttaatgtttttaaatagctTTCATGTTGAAACCTTTTTAAACAACACCTCAccatttctatttctatttcaCCATTGtactagactgacaaatcatctccgttcagaatcgtttttcgtatacaatgatacctgtcattgcattcaaatttaacacatctattataGTAACCTCCTCCCTATCGGctatctctactatacagcagagcgatacccacttgcacACCTTtaattagttttgattttaaagttatcattttatcaaacATATATTTGAAGCTCCCTTATAAAGGCACTGAAAATCAATATCAACCTGTAATAgcaagatataaattataatatgataccatttgtaaaatataattttaaattaaaatagtgaggatgactaaaatattatagtcattacaGAGATTTgtgaataatcaaataaaaaaaagatacattttattatacattaaaaacttaCAACAGAATCAttagtataactatattaattattaattagtgttatatttttatcaataatattgtatacaatgcatacttaaatattataggtattaggtagcttgttaaaaacaaaaaaaagttattagtaACTTAATAcagtatctatttattattactgaggatgaatatgttatattattttatttatactactatactagtatagtatgtagtatatatattcatttaaaatccaaaaatgtacaatttacgtattttaaacctaatatattTGTGTAGTCTTACACGTAAATCGATTTAAGTTCGACCAACTATACTAATACCCCAATAATACACGTATTATTgacttatattatacgaatattaattacatatatatatatatatacacacaatacatCAACATTAGTcttattttaaacatagatTATACGTGCTATGTTGAATGGAAATCAGATCTCTCCGTCAAGTATAcagaataataaacaatattgccTCATCACttgaacaataaaattgttgGTTATATCTTAGGAGTATTTCTTGACATTGCTCAGGAACTTGATACTGTCTTGCACGAAGGGCCTTTATAAACTCCTCTTTTATACCTATTCCATTAACAAGATACCTCACCTTAAAGGCTTAAAATCCTTTCTCAAAAATCGCTCATTTGTAGTGCGGCGTGATTGGTGTGAAGtagaatattctaatatttatccCATTAAAGCAGGCATCTCACAACTCACGAGTCACGAGATAGTATTTTTACAccgacatttattatttatataatgtatttactgcTGATGTACCTACTgtaattaaatatcaccaaCTTAACCACTTTTGCTGACAATAGGTACCGTGCATAACCTCATCTAGTCCTAACGGCTGACTTAGACTCGGCCATAAAAAAATCTCCAAGACCACCTACTTAAGGTCAGGTTAAACtaggtaaaaacaaaataaatgaaagtAAATTCACGCATATCGTCTTTACCATCAACCCAAAAAATATTCCCCTTGTGTTtctcaatgaaaaatataaataattcccTTGGAGACCctttttatcgaaaaaaaaacctaaaaaaatttttaaatgtctattatAAAGACCTttaaaggtcaaaatatttagaaaaaatgaaCTATGTGGTATATGAAAtgattttaggtattttaatgaaaattgttaGCAGCTACCCACTAACTACTATTATTCTTTTTTGAgttgtactataaattataatttacagtatacGGTTACAGTAAGATGTGTAACCAGTTACAAGTTACAAAAATAATCGAGTTTCATGTAACTAATAACTATGGTCTAGCTATGAGTATGACTATGGTACGCCCAACTCTGTTtacaaaaatagtatacaattttaataagcaaaataaattttatggaatACTTAAGATACTGCTTATCATTttcttttcataataatatttttaaaaatttcgactatttttagttattattaaaaatatcaaatatgtacatattattattatacatatacgatatacctatatttgaaaattttcctttttttttattgttgataaaattgCCTGAtattaaaacttgaaaatgtaatataagattTCACAAATATTCTTCATATAGCTATGtgtaacaatatacattttcacaAATCAACAATTAAACGCTGTGTCTAGATACCCGGGTGCTCGTGTAGATAAAGTGTACACGGAACCAtccgtgtaggtatatattcgATACCCGAATTATTAATACGCATGCGtcttagacataatattatttcatatttataatttatatgctatTTACAGGCAAGACAAACTATCGAAAAATAACTAGTCACGTTActtgcaaatttttttattacatatagtttatttttttttttaattttgaagtttgcACTCAATATGAAATTAGGTGACGAATTTAACGATTTTCtagattttatttactttataaagattctaattttataaatttttctgTTCATGATTGCAAAACTTTAGAATCAATTAAAGCAAAGCATCCAACCGGAAAAGGCGCTAATGCCCCagtacaactaaaatattattatataaagtatattaatgtGTTCACGGTGGTGTATATAGAAAGCGAAAGAGATTCCTTGATAAACGTATAACCTCGtgagtacctattttattttcaggCGTTTTAGGGCTCTAGTACTAGAGtcctagtaataattatattatatattattatttattattgtttaatttcagAACATTACAACAGGGCTGTGAAgcaaatatatatgtacgaaTAAATGAAAAGAGAAATGCACTAGTCTAGAATATTTGGATCGATCGATGGACAACGTTCGCAGACATTTATTTTCGTCCATATTTTCCTCTTTAataaccacgattaaagatatatatatatatatatctttaatcgtgctaATAActaattgtgttattatatccATTGTTTCATtagataaattcatattttcattacaaatcATATGCAGCACCTAAAATAACGCATAATGTATtacgtaattattaatatttatgaacaagACAACTATAATGTTGTTTACTTTCaacaaaatacttattaaaccatcataattattgtcaattttagataaaacttgaattatttgttgtattttgCGTTCATCAGGTACATTTTGTCATTTTCGTAAAACTGCGATTAGTTTGTCAATCTTGATTGATTTACTAAGAGATAGATAAATTCAATTAGGTTATGAAAATgacatataatatgctatatctACATAAGAAAACTGTTCTTAtagattttctattattttacaaatatctattatagtttcaagtatttttttttcagttacacaTTAAATGACTCCTGAATTGAATAACTAGTttgaaaatgaagaaaaaactaattaaattgaattcaaattctgttaaataggtattaatagaGAAAACTTAATTTTGTCTGAGTATCATTTAAATTCATACTAGTGTAtgttggtaataattattaattgttttataaaattcccaataatattatagaatgtattatctgtaaatcggctaatgatatttaaaatatatgtataattttttttactaattactcAGCAATATATTGATggatataaactttttaatttatgataattaaatattgaaggaAATAAATTAGACAGAATTATATTTTCCATACCTGAAGTCAAGCAAAATTAGTATACTGATGTAAAATGAAAGTAGTGTAAATCCTAAATGGTATTAGTAAActgattctaaaatataaatgttatgataCAACTAGTTCATGCCATAATATAAAACagacacaaatacacaataaaagaaaaacatctAACGAATACATGGCTCTGCTCAGAATCTGAAAGTAcacaaattatgattaaatttttcaaaacgctttttttattaatattaaaatttgcacaaaaatattaaactttacaatctaaacaatttattttacagtaataatatataactatcatcatatttataatttttacttatatatttttattcaaaaaatatctgtatttttacataataattataataaattttttgaaataacatttgtcattaaataactaaatatacaaacataaaaaagaaataaatatatatattataaatttctttagacttatcaataatttgaattaatagtattcaaaatgtaaaaacagcgttctaataattaaaatatattacattttttaaagcatctgatcatttaaatattaatatgtaacaaaatttttataatttttaatttttttttataaaattataaataattattataaaagtaattaacttAATTGTACTGAATCATTTCATTCAATTGAAAGCAATGAAATTTCAACAAAAAGACAATggaaggaaaaaaataaatcttatttacACAAAAACACTACTttggtgtttttatatttttacatttatttaaaagaaaaaaaaatatataaattttagttgagttgatttaaaaaataatctattcattattttttttaatcaattaatactataattatttattggtgtgtaatgtgtattgcATTTGTTGTGAAATACAACAGTAAATCATACAGGGGGTGGCGGTGGAGGTGGCGGGGGCGGCGGCTGTCTAAAAAACATAGTTGAAAAGTACGCTTGTGACGGAGGACTAAAAAGCTTTGGAGGACCATTGTCATGGACAGCAGCCGATGGTAACAATAAATCCTCTTTCGCGCAAGAATAAAGTTGCTCATCTGAGTGATGGTAATATGAATCTGAAACaagcaattttattaaatattatatttatcctgtattttttattatttgtatttctatagttataaaattataattacatagataatgaaaaaaaatgtggtaCATAAATACAGTTGGATGAATAATTGATGgaaattgtattgaataaaaatagatGGTcagaaaaagttttaataaatataataataaactggcAATTGgtcatttgttatattttatcttttgtttTCGGAAAATAGAATTCTAAAAATTTGAATCTCTtggatgttttttattttacaattatttttcattatatagtagtataatcataatttttattctttatattgaACATAAGATTTATAAGAAGGGGGGGAATTATTACACAAATAACTTATTTACTctgcttaaaattttaatgattgattttctaaattgaaatttagtgaataaattaaatataaatgtattatttcataaaaatcattCTGTTTCATTAATCTAAAtatccttttaattattttctttgaaatattaaaattcaaggGTATAGTTCATTTCAAAATTCTTACATCGTGAAGTCTCAATAGGCGTGGGTATGAATTCAGGCGGAGGTGACAATCTTGGATGTCTTTTTGGTAAGTCTTCAGTGATGTTGACTCCAAATTGTCTCCTTAACCTATCATTAAGGTTTTCCCATTGTTTTGGTTCTTCTTTAGATATAGTTGTTTCAAATAGAGATGGGCTGGATTGTAGTGCCAATTTAGACTCCAATTCAAGTGATTTGGCTATAACTTGTTGAGTAATCTCTTCATAAGCTGCAAGAGTTGTATTAGGAGATACAGATGGTGATGGTCGAGTATCACTAGCTCCAGTTTCAACATCTTTCTCTTTAGTGACAGTTGCCTGTGATTCTTTACGTCTTCTGTACTCAGATAATGAAAGCTGgaatacacaattttaaatgtttaactataaaGGTTATATTACATAATCACAAGACAAGCTTACCTTTCGCTTAACTGGAGGTGGTGGTGGAGGAGGTGGTGGAGGAGAAGAAGGTGGTTGTTCTATAACAGGCATCACACATTCTTCAATAGTTTCTTTTGAAGTATCATTAGGTTTATTATCTGGTGAATGGACATCGGAATTATCAGGTTGATCAGTGACTTCATTTGAAACTTTgttttcatgttttatagatattgttttattgaCTAAAGTTTCTTGGGTTGGCTGAGGATCATCAACTGCTTCATTTTTTATGTCAACCTCTATTTTAACATGAGACTTGTCTTGTGTAACAAGTTCTGTTGCACCTTCATCGTCAGGTTTAAATTCTCCCAAAAATGATTCAACTAAGGCTACTGTGTTAGATGATTTTTGTAAATCAATTAATGGTATATTCTTATtctgaatacaaaaatatattaatataagtaaatgtttaattttgaaagtaAAAGAATGTTTTATTTACCTCAAATATGGCTAATTTGGAGTCAATAGAAGCAATATTACGAGATGCTTGCTCTACTTCTTCATCTTCAATAACATCATCATCAGCAAAATTCATATGTCCTGAACCAGGAACTGTTGGGGATGGACAATCAGACATAGATTCTCGTGCCATTCGTCGTTTTTTCAATGGACCTACTTGTTGATCTCCATTACTAATTCCGACTGAATCTAAATAGAATATCAATGATTAAAAttcacaattaatattatgtatttaaatattaatttctcttaaacacaaatttaaaattaatattgttaatacctTGTTCACTAATAGCTTGCTGTAGCCACCTTTTTTTTGCACAACCTGACTCGCCTAGTTTGAAATCTTCACTTCCAGTCGGAGAGTTACCTTCAGACTTTACCCATGAGTTAACAAAAtcctaaacaaaatataatcaatatataaataaagtattttttttttttgtttatagaaaaatgaattataaattagtaatgaaAAGTTACTTTTTTTGTATTGGGAAATTTGAAGCCTGGTGCAAGGGGTCCAACTGCAGCAGCTACTAACATACATGTATTGGATAACGGGGCTGGGGGAGTTCCTTCACTACCACTAGCTTCTTCACTATCCATCTTACTGGGAGTGTTGAGTAGACTACTGTGTGGTGATCGCCGTAACATAGACCGAGGAATAGAGGAAAGAGCTGATGGTCTGTGTTGGAAGCGTACTGAAAATTTACAACGGTTCTGAACACGTTTTTTGGACAATAAACGACCTTTTCTATCCTCTTcttcatcatcgtcatcattaTTGTTATCGTCTTCATCTGATGAACTGTTATAGGTACGAGATGAAATTGTGGCCGCTCTACGTTGAGGTCTATTAGTTCTTGTTGACTTAGAGCGACTGTTTTTATTAGATGGCCGCTGTTTCCttctatcaaaaataaataaaaacatgacacatttttaataacagatTTCATTGattcaataatgatttttaaactcaaaatataattagcCATAGACAAAAATTTTAACGACCCACATTTAAATGATGatcaaataaaaagaaaatgaaaTGCATCTTACTACCAAAGTgtttacatactattatacattatctatTCAGAATCTAAATTATACTTACTTCACAACACTTTTTCGAACTCTGTTTCTATTTAGATTATGAGGTGAAGAATTATTGAAGGTATCTGAATCTTTATGTGACCTCGATTCTTGTTTTCGAGCTTCTTTTTTTTCCATTCTTTCAAAAGCTTTCATAATAGCTACCATTTTTCTCTCTTCTCTTGactacagaataaaataatagttaaaaatatttaattatttaggtattataaaagttattaccATTTCATTCATTCTTTTTGCCagtttattatcattgttattagaTTTAAGGTCAGGCTCAGGACTTGTTTCGACCTTTTTGATAGGACTTTTTGGCCGACCTGGTCCATTGGGTTCTTTACTTTTAACTGGTGTAAGAGGATGTGGTAGTAGAGATGGTAGTGGAGGAGGTGGAGGTGGAGGAGGTGTTTCAACCTTAGGCAATGttcttttaactatttttttatttggtttctTCATATTTCTTTGTTGTCTAGTTCTTTTGTTTCTTTGAGGTTTATTTTCATCATCCGAAGAATTACTAACAGTAGGATCTATTAATGGTGACGAAGAAGAACTTTTTGGTACAATAGGAAGAGGTGGTGTTGTTATATTAGGTATTGGGCTTATAGAAGCTGTACATGTTGATGGATCACCACAATTACATCGTTTAAATGGAACTGCAGCCTGATGATTTATGGTAAtttctgtatttttttcaatatatcgaTTTGCCACTATGTACAAATGAATGGAACCTTtttcaatataatgttttagctaaagcaaaaaaaaaaaaaaaaaaatcaaaaaaatgttttaataaataaa
This genomic window contains:
- the LOC132922268 gene encoding histone-lysine N-methyltransferase set-26 isoform X2, which codes for MESDGNVRTPGSAAYFLVGSSRVPCGPAVSGQLTIPVGRPVSNQDVSGPSLIVQMTPSRSQTQDHHARATVVRTANQPVTMHRFPLQLNHASANHILSPNQHFKQIPVYQRNASSIQMESVRKNVFVSTQVASPQLPYSRVGLTPHMLMTYMPPRNRQSNNQRSRVVPVNRPNPMLRRDHCPSDDELLEVTEHRPVYDAKKPAELIKVEHNYCFVPRVSPQRANQINGLTSTINVTSGQSCIVSPTVSQIQPQTQYNVVNNNNNNNKVIQKSVSIPNNVPISTSESLQSLQSLVKHEPQVQVESELSASDHDLDGQGEETDTAPEAVAECKDNNIKSEEPAITRCICEMEHDDGFMISCDKCLVWQHVDCVLESRNNLPEEYLCERCSPRPFNKEAAAALQHMKLAKRIAMASASHLPHSSDSDLSSELDMPIERTNIQNKRKKYKSRQKNTPKRKPNGLSSSQIKQRRKSGPSPGPRKKGSMTPEKKALAEERKKMLIKRKEMLLEKKRLAAMDKKKKVNQEKKIIQKKKTIDYSSDDEPKLFKADKQNKPHTKSNSEQPVDQLRNWIDKYEEAVTNHYSQELRARLSAIKPNGSVTTGELRTPVKIPISRTKMSLLPSGIKMLVSSSVLTNNQPIVEVRGKFTWTGSLAYKDPIPNRTDPYVFFYVVRFSTDCDIEVCVDCRTYGNDARFVRRSCKPNAELKHYIEKGSIHLYIVANRYIEKNTEITINHQAAVPFKRCNCGDPSTCTASISPIPNITTPPLPIVPKSSSSSPLIDPTVSNSSDDENKPQRNKRTRQQRNMKKPNKKIVKRTLPKVETPPPPPPPPLPSLLPHPLTPVKSKEPNGPGRPKSPIKKVETSPEPDLKSNNNDNKLAKRMNEMSREERKMVAIMKAFERMEKKEARKQESRSHKDSDTFNNSSPHNLNRNRVRKSVVKRKQRPSNKNSRSKSTRTNRPQRRAATISSRTYNSSSDEDDNNNDDDDEEEDRKGRLLSKKRVQNRCKFSVRFQHRPSALSSIPRSMLRRSPHSSLLNTPSKMDSEEASGSEGTPPAPLSNTCMLVAAAVGPLAPGFKFPNTKKDFVNSWVKSEGNSPTGSEDFKLGESGCAKKRWLQQAISEQDSVGISNGDQQVGPLKKRRMARESMSDCPSPTVPGSGHMNFADDDVIEDEEVEQASRNIASIDSKLAIFENKNIPLIDLQKSSNTVALVESFLGEFKPDDEGATELVTQDKSHVKIEVDIKNEAVDDPQPTQETLVNKTISIKHENKVSNEVTDQPDNSDVHSPDNKPNDTSKETIEECVMPVIEQPPSSPPPPPPPPPPVKRKLSLSEYRRRKESQATVTKEKDVETGASDTRPSPSVSPNTTLAAYEEITQQVIAKSLELESKLALQSSPSLFETTISKEEPKQWENLNDRLRRQFGVNITEDLPKRHPRLSPPPEFIPTPIETSRYSYYHHSDEQLYSCAKEDLLLPSAAVHDNGPPKLFSPPSQAYFSTMFFRQPPPPPPPPPPPV